A genomic region of Mesobacillus jeotgali contains the following coding sequences:
- the rny gene encoding ribonuclease Y → MDLIISIISILLGLFVGAVVGYFYRKSVAEAKIAGAKNAAEQIVEDAKREAEAMKKESLLEAKDENHKLRTEAEREIRERRNELQKQENRLLQKEENLDRKDESLNKRENLLEKKDDALSKRQQHIEEMESKVDEMVRNQQTELERISGLTRDEAKSIILERTEQELAHDIALMIKENENRAKEESDKKAKEVLSLAIQRCAADHVAETTVSVVNLPNDEMKGRIIGREGRNIRTLETLTGIDLIIDDTPEAVILSGFDPIRRETARLALDKLVQDGRIHPARIEEMVEKARREVDEHIREVGEQTTFEVGVHGLHPDLIKILGRLKYRTSYGQNVLKHSMEVAQLSGLLAAELGEDETLARRAGLLHDIGKAIDHEVEGSHVEIGVELATKYKEHPVVINSIASHHGDTEPTSIIAVLVAAADALSAARPGARSEALENYIRRLERLEEISESYEGVEKSFAIQAGREIRIMVKPDQIDDLQAHRLARDIRKKIEEELDYPGHIKVTVIRETRAVEYAK, encoded by the coding sequence ATGGATCTAATTATTTCAATCATCTCCATTTTGCTTGGCCTATTCGTCGGTGCAGTTGTTGGCTATTTTTATCGTAAATCCGTTGCGGAAGCAAAAATTGCAGGTGCCAAAAACGCCGCAGAACAAATTGTTGAAGATGCGAAGCGTGAAGCAGAGGCTATGAAAAAAGAATCCCTGCTGGAGGCTAAGGATGAAAATCACAAACTGCGTACAGAAGCAGAGCGTGAAATTCGTGAACGAAGAAATGAACTGCAAAAACAAGAAAATCGTTTATTGCAAAAAGAGGAGAATCTTGATCGCAAAGATGAGTCGTTGAACAAACGTGAGAATCTTTTAGAGAAAAAAGATGACGCTCTTTCCAAAAGACAACAGCATATTGAAGAGATGGAAAGCAAAGTGGACGAGATGGTACGAAATCAGCAGACTGAACTAGAACGCATCTCGGGCTTAACGCGTGATGAGGCTAAATCCATCATTTTGGAGCGAACTGAGCAAGAACTTGCTCACGACATTGCACTAATGATTAAGGAAAACGAAAACAGGGCGAAAGAAGAATCCGATAAGAAAGCGAAAGAGGTACTTTCACTGGCCATTCAAAGATGTGCAGCAGATCATGTTGCTGAAACGACTGTATCAGTTGTGAATCTTCCGAATGATGAAATGAAAGGGCGTATTATCGGACGTGAGGGACGGAATATCCGCACCCTGGAAACGTTGACGGGAATTGATCTCATTATTGATGACACTCCGGAAGCGGTTATCCTTTCTGGATTTGACCCAATCAGACGTGAAACAGCCCGTCTAGCTCTAGACAAGCTTGTCCAGGATGGACGTATTCATCCGGCTCGAATTGAGGAAATGGTTGAGAAAGCACGCCGTGAAGTAGATGAACACATTCGTGAGGTTGGCGAACAGACTACCTTCGAAGTGGGAGTGCACGGACTGCATCCAGATCTTATTAAAATTCTTGGCCGCTTGAAATATCGTACAAGTTACGGACAGAATGTACTTAAGCATTCAATGGAAGTAGCCCAATTGTCCGGATTGCTTGCCGCAGAGTTAGGTGAAGATGAGACATTAGCTCGCCGTGCAGGACTCCTGCATGACATCGGAAAGGCGATTGACCATGAGGTAGAAGGCAGCCACGTTGAAATCGGCGTAGAGCTGGCTACTAAGTATAAGGAACATCCTGTTGTTATCAACAGTATTGCTTCCCACCATGGTGATACAGAGCCAACTTCGATCATTGCAGTACTTGTTGCTGCTGCTGATGCATTGTCAGCTGCAAGGCCTGGCGCCCGCAGCGAAGCTCTTGAAAACTATATCCGCCGTCTTGAAAGGCTGGAAGAGATTTCTGAATCCTATGAAGGAGTCGAAAAATCATTCGCAATTCAGGCTGGTAGAGAAATCAGGATCATGGTTAAGCCTGATCAAATCGATGACTTGCAGGCACACCGCCTGGCACGTGATATTCGAAAGAAAATCGAGGAAGAGCTCGATTATCCTGGACATATCAAAGTTACAGTCATCCGTGAGACACGGGCAGTTGAATATGCAAAATAA
- a CDS encoding TIGR00282 family metallophosphoesterase — MRILFVGDVVGSPGRDMITEYLPKLKGKFRPTVTIINGENAASGKGITEKIYRQFLEQGAQAVTLGNHAWDNRDIFEFIDSAKYLVRPANFPEEVPGKGIVYLKINQEELAIINLQGRTFLTPIDCPFKKADELIEEARKRTSLIFVDFHAEATSEKQAMGWYLDGRVSAVVGTHTHVQTADDRILPSGTAYLTDVGMTGPYDGILGVEKEAVLRRFMTSLPTRFEVAKEGRNQLSAVLIDLDKKTGKAVKIQKILVNEDHPFYD; from the coding sequence ATGAGAATTTTATTCGTAGGGGATGTTGTAGGTTCCCCGGGCAGGGATATGATTACGGAATACCTGCCAAAGTTAAAGGGGAAATTTCGCCCGACTGTTACGATCATAAATGGTGAGAATGCAGCGAGCGGTAAAGGGATCACCGAAAAGATTTATCGTCAGTTTCTTGAGCAGGGTGCCCAGGCGGTAACTCTAGGAAACCATGCATGGGATAATCGTGATATTTTTGAATTCATCGATTCTGCTAAATACCTGGTCAGGCCTGCTAATTTTCCTGAAGAAGTACCTGGAAAAGGAATTGTCTATTTAAAAATCAACCAGGAAGAACTGGCAATAATCAACTTACAGGGCCGTACTTTCTTGACGCCAATTGATTGCCCATTTAAAAAAGCTGATGAATTGATAGAGGAAGCAAGAAAACGCACTTCCCTCATTTTCGTAGATTTCCATGCAGAGGCAACTAGCGAAAAGCAGGCCATGGGCTGGTATCTTGATGGAAGAGTCTCCGCTGTAGTAGGAACACATACTCATGTTCAGACAGCAGATGATCGGATTTTGCCCTCTGGTACAGCTTACCTGACTGATGTAGGCATGACAGGGCCATATGATGGAATATTGGGAGTAGAAAAAGAAGCGGTGCTTAGAAGGTTCATGACGAGTCTCCCAACGCGATTCGAAGTAGCCAAGGAAGGAAGGAATCAACTATCAGCAGTATTGATAGATTTGGATAAGAAGACTGGCAAAGCAGTGAAAATCCAAAAGATTCTTGTTAATGAAGACCATCCTTTTTATGACTAG